In Rhodothermia bacterium, the sequence GTAAAAGCCACCATAGCCGAGCAGCAAAAGCCCCACCAAAACCATCATACGCAACAACCTGAACGTTTTCGTCCACACCCCATTCACCTAATTTCTGGGCAAGCAAGTTAGGGTCTGGCAATGGGTGACGTCCAGTCTTTCCTCGTAGAATTAGTCCCGATAAATCCGTTTCTAAGTCGGCAAATTGTGCGCCTAAAATATGAGCGTCTATGAACTGGGCACGCCCTTCACTTATGTTCATCAAATTATGGCGATCATCGAGAATCACCCAATTGGGGTCACCTAAATGTTGATACAGGGCTTCAGGGGTGATTAGCGTTTGGAACATTTTTTATTTTCAATAACGGTTTTATACAGCCGCCCACCTTCGGTCAAACGGCGTTCTTGTGTCTGATAATTCACCCGATATAGGCCAAAACGCGGCCCAAAACCATGCGCCCACTCAAAATTATCCATCAGCGACCAATGAAGATAGCCTTTAACATCGGCCCCATCCCTTATAGCTTCTTGAAGCGCATATAAAGACTCCGTAAGAAAAGTAACCCTCCGTAGGTCTGGCGTTTCCGCATCACAAATCCCATTTTCTGTCACCCATATAGGCAAATTTAGTTCGCTCACCATCATCAGCGCATCATAAAAAGACTGCGCCCACAGTTCCCAACCCATGTCATTTACCGGAAATCGCGGATCGGTGTGCAAAGAAAATGGGGGTTGTTTCATGGGGTTAAACTTGATCAAGCTTCGCGTATAATGATTTAATCCTATAAAATCCAGTGTTTTAGCCAATTCAGGAACATGCGATTTCCGGTCGAACTGTCCGGGCATGGAAAGATGGAAAACACCGGTCTGAAGCGACTCCAAAATCGCCGTATTGTAGAGGCGGTTCATCATTTTCGACAAATAACGATCGGCAGGATTCCATTTGGATTTCGGATCGAAGAGCAAGACATTTTTCGCGATACTCACTTGGCACGGGATGCCATCCCCGTCTGCGTCTAATTTGTCCAACTCGTGAATCAAATGGTAGGCGCGTGCGTGGGCGAGTAAGACATTCTCCATGACCTCGGCCATAATTGCCGGATCAGTTTTGCCTGGCGGAAATTCTCCCAGCATCCAACCCATTACAGAAAAGACCTCCGGCTCATTGACCGTAATCCAGAAATCAACCAAATCTGACAAAACAGGGACAACAAATCGGACAAATCTCTCGAAATAGGCAATGTTCTCCTTTTTCTCAAACCCACCTTTATTTGAAAACCAAATAGGCTCGGAAAAATGGTGGAGCGTAATCATGGGTTTCAGCCCAGCATCGCGCAGGTTTTTACACCATTCACGGTAATGCAGGATCGCACTTTCATCAAAATGCTCTTCTTGCGGTTCTATCCTGCTCCATTCCAACGAAAAGCGGTAAACATCAAGACCCATTTCTTGCATCAGCAACAAATCAGATGGAAACCGATTCCAATGGTCGGCAGCCATTCCGCATGACTCCCCCGTTCGGATGCCCGGAGTGCCGTCTGGCCGGACAAATTGCTCGAATGAAGTCCAGTTGTTGTTGGAATTGCCCCCTTCTATTTGGTGTGCCGCCGATGCAGCACCAAAAGCAAATTCAGCCGGAAACGTAAGAGATGCCGGATTTGCTTGTTTAAAGTCCAAAATTCTTCTACGCTTGATCAAAGTATTGTATTTTAGAAGCTTATGGTTAACGTTTTATTGTGTCGAATGTAGGATTTCAGAAATGATGCGGTTAATATCCTTGGTTTCTAATTCATAGAACAAAGGCAATCGGATCAAACATTCCGTATAAAAATCTGCATTTGGCAAAGCCCGCCCATCATGTTTTGAGGCATAAAACGGGCTTTTATGCAATGAAAGATAATGAAAAACGGCGTGGAATCCTGCTTGGTTTAAAGCACCGATGATACGCTGCCGTAGATCGCCATCTTTTGCAACAAGGTAGAACATGTGCGCATTATTGGTAGCATAGGTGGGTATTACCGGTAGCTTAACCCCATTTTCCGGCAAGAAATTCAAGCCATGGTAATAGTGCTGCCACAATGAGGTCCGCTTTTGTTGTATGGCCTCCATTTGTTCTAACTGCGCAAACAAAAAAGCTGCCACAATCTCAGAGGGCAAAAATGAAGACCCAACGTCAATCCAGCCATATTTGTCGGTTTCCCCCCTAAAAAATGCAGCGCGATTGGTTCCTTTTTCCCAGATAATTTCGGCACGGGCAATAAATTGCGGATCGTTCACCACCAACATTCCACCTTCTCCAGAGATGATATTCTTGGTTTCGTGGAAAGAAAATGCGGCCATATGCCCGATACCACCTAAGGCCATTTTTTGTCCGTCAGAAAACGTATAAAAACTATCTATGGCTTGCGCCGCGTCTTCGACAACAAAAATCCCCTTTCGGTTTGCAAGTGACATAACCTTTTCCATATCACATGCCACACCTGCATAATGCACCACAACGATGGCCTTGGTTCTCTGTGTAACAAGGCTTTCCAAATGGTCTTCGTCTAGGCCCGGATGGTCGGGTCTAGAATCTGCAAAAACCAATTTAGCCCCTCGAAGTACAAAAGCATTCGCCGTTGAAACAAAGGTATATGAAGGCAAAATCACTTCATCATCAGGCTGGATGTCCAACAATAGAGCGGCCATTTCCAGCGCATCCGTACACGAAGTGGTTAATAAACACTTTTTGAAGCCGTATTTCTCTTGAAAATATTGATGACACTTTTGCGTATATTTCCCATTTCCACTGATTTTTCCGCTATGAACCGCATCGTAAATATAGTGCGTTTCTTTTCCCGTAAGAAAAGGTTTATTAAATGGAATTTTATCCATTACACCTCCATTCTATTTAAATTTACACAAGCTTTTTTTTAATTTCTAACAACAACTTCAACACCAATCCATTGTCTATTGAGCTTTGTAACAAGCCTCCATTAAAACGGTCTGCGCGTACCAAAAGAGTTATGAGTTTGCATAGGTCAGGAATTAATAATGAAGAAAAATCACTGTTTATATTACGAATTAAATCTTTTCCTTGTTGCCAATTCACCCAGTCAAACACTATCATAATGGGTGTTTGGTGATGGACAACCTCCAAAAACTGTCGAAGTATTTCCGATTCATAAAACCGAGAAACTGAAATCTGTCCTTCTTCTTCAATGGTGGATCTACTTTCAAGTATTTCGACAAAATCAAGTAGTGGATTCCATATTTCCTTTGAATAGGACGCCAAAATTTCAATGTAATTTTCTTGCAAATAAGCCATATTTACTTTAGTGTAATGAGGAAGTTTTCAAACTTAATTTGTATCCCTACGTTTCTTCCAAAGATGCTGAATATACGTTGTTTTTTGGAGTTTATAGCCTTTTTTTTCGTAAAAAACACAAGCCCCCAGATTCATGGCTTGGGTCGGGATATGCAGCTCATTCGCGCCATTCTCAACGCAAAATTTTTCAACAGCACAGAGGAGTTCTGTTCCAATTCCTCGGTTTTGGTATTCTGGATGCGCTGCAACCAGTCCAACTTGTCCCTTTCCTCCTAAAAGTTTTACCGTTACGAACCCAAGAATAGCGTCATATTGATAAAAAATAAATACTTGATCTGCCAAATGCCCAGCCACAGAGGCATCAACCCACCTGCGATAAAGCCGCCTGAAATCTTCTTCCTTAAAGTATGGGTCTAACCGAAAACGGCTAAATTTTCCAGATTCAAATGCCAATCCATACAAATATTCAGCCTTCGAATTTGTCGTATCCAACGGTAAAACGGACGGAGAAGAGCACGGTGAAGCAAGACATTCCTTAACATAAAGCCGTTTCTCTTCATGGAATGTTACAACAAAATCCGACAAATGAATGGGTGCTAAAATATCACTTTTTACCACAATTAAATCATAAGTAGCAGGGTTTTCTAACGCCTTACTGTCCCATTCTGCAATTTCAAATCCAAAAAATTTGCTATCCCAATCCAATCTTTTCATCATAACGATTCATCAATAATAAAATTTGGACGATTTTTGGTTTGATCGAATATTTTTCCCACATATATCCCTGTAATACCAATACTTGTAATGACGATTCCAGAAAAAAACCAAATAGAAACAATGATGGAAGCATATCCGATGACTTCAATTGCTCCAGTAAGTTTTTGGTACAAATTATAAAGTCCAATTATAAAGGAAAATAAAGAAATATAAAGTCCAAATTTAACCATTAACTTTAATGGCTTATTGGAGAAAGAAATTATGGTATTAAATGCCAATTCCAATAGTTTACCAAATGAATAAGAAGAATGACCTTCCAAACGATCTCCGTGTATAACTTCGATAGTGGTTCTGTTAAATCCAACCCAATTAATAAAAAGCGGAAAAAACTTTATAACATCGGCAAGAGACAAGACCGATAAAACTACTTTATGGTGATAAATGCCAAAGTTCGCCACCTCATGATCGTATTTTGTTTCGGTAAAATAGCCATAAACCTTTGAAAAAAGGTAGGACGATATTTTCTTAAAAATGGTATCGGTTCTGTTTTTACGTTTGGCTTGTACCACCTCGAAGCCTTCCAACGCTTTTTGGTAAAGTCGAGGAATTTCGGAAGGCCGATCTTGCAAGTCGCAATCCATCACCACAACCCATTCGCCTTTTGCCACTGTTAGCCCCGCCATAATCGCCGGATGCTGGCCAAAATTCCGGCTTAATCGAATACAACGCACGTTTTGCCGTTCCAATGCCAAGCCCGCCATCACCTCCCAACCCTTATCAGGGCTGCGGTCATCAACCAAAACAATCTCATACGAGACGTTCATAGAACGTAAAACGCCCTCCAATTCCTGTACCAAGTTGGCCACAATGTGTTCGGCCTTATAAACCGGACTTACAACAGAAATCTTTGGGCGGCTTGCTTCAAACATCGGTCAAGGTATCCTAATCCCAGTCAATGGTCAGATGGGTTAGAATGGAAAGTTGTAAAATGTGATTCATTTGGTTTCGCTCCTTGCCCGGAACGAATTGGTTAATATACGACGCTTCTAACGATAGATTTTGCCCCAACTTCCGCCCAAAACCGAAATTGGCACGGTTTTGATCTGTGCGACCCTCCGACAATCGGTATTGATACTCATTGCCCAATCCCACATACCAATCGCCCTTGGGTGTGAGTGTGCGGGTTGCACGAACGGAATAACGGGTACGCAGTTGAAATACCCCATCAATCCAGCGTTGTTCTAAACGTACACGGTGTGCGGCATCGGCATATTTCCACGGCGCACGCCTAATCCACTGCTGATAAACCCGATGCTCGTATCGGCGCTCATCACCGCCCAAAATCGCAAAGGCATATCCCGTACTGGCCGTTCTGTTCGACTTGACCTGCCGGTTCAAAGCGACCCGATTCTTCCACTGTTGTAAGTCGCCTGTCAAGGATTTTAGCCGGACTTGGGAATCAAAATGCAAACCCCAAAGCGGACTCAAACGATAGTTGCCCACATACGTGTACCATCCGCTGCTACCTTGTACCGTTTCTTGTCCAAGTGCCTTTTTAAAAGAAAACAGACCAACACATACCAAAACAAGGAATCTCATACATTCTCCAATTTGAATTTGATAAAATTGGGAGACTATACGCCGCGATGTTAAAATGGTGCTGGTCGTTGCGTTAGATTTTGATTACAAATTGTTCCTCCTGCTGAACCGAAGCCACAAACCCCACCATCAATTGAATGATATTTTCGACATCGCGGGTATCTATCATCTCAATAGTTGAGTGCATATAGCGCATTGGCAAGGAGATTAAGGCACTCGGAATGCCCGTCTTCGCTACAAAAATATCGTCCGTATCCGTTCCTGTATATCGAGAAACAGCCTCATGTTGGAGTATTATTCCGCTGTTTTTAGCTACTTCCATCAATTTCTCCACAACCAATGGATGATTCGCCCCGCCATGCGAGAGTGTTGGCCCAGCGCCAAGTTTTATCTCGCCGTGTTCTAAGGCATTGATGCCCGGTGTATCGGTTGCATGACAAACATCCACCACCAACGCAACAGACGGATGAAGGCGATAGGCCGCCATTTTTGCACCATTCCCACCAATTTCTTCTTGTACCGCATTCAGGGCATAAACGGTTGCGAATGGTTTTCCGGCCTCTTTTAGCCTACGCATGGCTTCTGCGATAATGTACCCACCGATGCGGTTGTCTAAGGCGCGTCCAATCATACGGTTGGACGTAAGTTCTAATGGCCCATCTTCATAGACCCCCACTTGTCCAATCCGTAATCCACGTGACTCGGCTTCATCTTTGGAATCCGCCCCAATATCCACCCATAAATCGTGTATTTTAGGCATCTTTTCGCCATCACGATCGCGAATATGTATGGCAGTATTCCCGATAACACCCACTACAACCCCCAAATCTCCCGTAAAGACCACCCGTTTTCCGCGCGCAATTGCATGATCAGTTCCGCCAACCCGTCGAACATACAACAACCCCGTTGAAGTGATGTGATGAATCATAAACCCTATTTCATCTGCATGTGCTTCCAACATTACCGTCGGCGTCTTTGCATCACCATGAAGGGTTCCCCACGTATTGCCATAGGCATCATTGCTGACCTCATCGGCAAACGTGCGCATATAATTTGCCCAAACCCGCTGTCCTGGGGCTTCAAATCCAGAAGGGCTTGCAGTTTGGAGTAATTCCCAAAGAAAATCTTTTGCGTACATTTTGTCTAATTTTTTGATTACTTCACAAGATCGTGAACTCATTGCACCTCATGCGCACTTGAACCCAAAATACAAACGGAATGGCTTATACAATAATATCAAACCTGTTTTCTGCACCCATCACGGGAGGCAGCGGGAATGTTTATGGCTTATTGTGGTCGTACACAAAGGAGAAGTTTGGAAGTTAGAGTCTAAACACAGATTTTTGGGTGTATTTCCGCACTTCAAAACTAACATTTACCCCTTTTTATCCACGACAGACCTCCTACATCAGGAAAATCGCACTTTGTTATGAAATAAATGAAATAAGCTTTATATTGAAATTGTATTTTTATACCAAAAGTCTCACTTTTATACCAACCTTTTATTACCTTGAGAAGCCTAATTGCTTGGAGTTTTCGCCGTCCTATTGCGATAAGTGCATTTTTCGTACTGCTTATCCTGATTTCTACGGTCTCTTGGTGGCGTTTGCCCGTTGCCCTATTACCCAACCTTAATTATCCAGCCCTGATGATTTGGACGGCTTATCCAGATGTGGCTCCTGAACGGGTGGAGCGTAGCATTACCGAGCCGATCGAACAAGCGGTAGCGGGTACAACGGGCCTTAAACGCATCACTTCGCGCGCTCAGTTGGGTGGTAGTATTACTCGCCTCGATTTTGGCTGGAACACCCAATTAGATTTGGCGGCGCTCGAAGTGCGAGAGCAATTAGACCGCTTAGGGGATGCCATTCCACGAGAAGCCAATCGCCCGATTGTATTGCGCATAGACCCCAGCGACCGCCCCATCATGAATATCGCACTTATGGAAAAGGGTCGGCATGAAGGCAACTTATTGGGACTAAAGCAGATTGGCAAAGAAGTTATTGCACGTCGTTTAGAGCAATTGGAGTCCATCTCGCGGGTTCGGGTAACTGGAGGATTTGACCGCCGGATTGATGTGGTGGTGGAGCCGAATAAAATGGCAGCCTATAACTTGAGCATTGAGCAACTGGAGCAAGGTTTAATTGCCGCAAACGTAGCCTTACCCGGTGGTTTCATCCGTCGTGGCCCCTTTCAGTATGCGGTAGAAATAAGTGGTGAGTTCCAAAATCTGACGGAAATTGGCCAAACCCTCATCCCACACGTTGGTACAACACCAATTCGGCTCTCGGATGTGGCTGATGTCCGTGAAAGCATTGCAGAACGGCGCGGCATGGTTCGACTCAATGGGAAAGAGACGTTGTTGCTCTTGGTTGAAAGAACGCCCGACGCCAATACCGTTACAGCGGTCGAAGAAGTGAACCAGACTTTACAAGAACTTGCCCAAGAAATGCCCCGTATTCGGTTGGAAGTGATAACAGACGATCGGGCATTTATCGAAAATGCCATTGGCGGCGTCACGCAGGCCCTACTGTATGGTGGCTTATGTGCAACATTGGTGCTTCTGCTTTTTTTGCGTAAACGTAGGATTTTATTGGCTGTAGGAGTGACTATTCCGCTGTCTTTACTCCTCACCTTCTTGCTTTTTGACGTCTTTGATGTAACACTCAACCTGATTTCTCTCGGCGGATTGGCGCTGGGGGTTGGGATGATTTTAGACAATGCCATTGTTGTTATTGAGAACATTATGCGCTTGCACGATGACGGACAAACATGGCAAGAGGCAGCTTTGCAAGGAACAGCCGAGGTTGCACCATCTATTTTCTCTTCTACCCTCACCAACTTGGTCGTCTTTATCCCCATCACCTTTGCAGAAGGCTTGGCGGGACGGCTGTTCCGCGACCAATCATTGGCTGTGATTTGCTCCCTAAGTGCTTCCCTCTTGGTAGCCCTTTTTGTGGTTCCATTGCTCATGGGTAGAAAGACCAGATCCCAAAAAGCACAACAACATTCGACTTCAAATACGATTGATCAGAAATTAGGCAGATTTATGGACGCCTATGAAAGGCTTCTAATCTATGCTTTGAATCATAAAAAACAAGTACTTATTGGATGTGCAATCTTTTTGGCGATTGCTGGCATCATGTCCCTCATGCTCGGTAGGGAGATTGTGCCCAAAACGGATCAAGGACGGATACGCGCACGAATTACCTTGCCCGCTGATGCAGACCTGCCACTTCTCGAAGAAAGAACCAAGACCTTAGAAGCCTTGATCAATGGCTCAAAATCGGTTGAACGTATCTTGTCCGACCTTGG encodes:
- a CDS encoding efflux RND transporter permease subunit; amino-acid sequence: MRSLIAWSFRRPIAISAFFVLLILISTVSWWRLPVALLPNLNYPALMIWTAYPDVAPERVERSITEPIEQAVAGTTGLKRITSRAQLGGSITRLDFGWNTQLDLAALEVREQLDRLGDAIPREANRPIVLRIDPSDRPIMNIALMEKGRHEGNLLGLKQIGKEVIARRLEQLESISRVRVTGGFDRRIDVVVEPNKMAAYNLSIEQLEQGLIAANVALPGGFIRRGPFQYAVEISGEFQNLTEIGQTLIPHVGTTPIRLSDVADVRESIAERRGMVRLNGKETLLLLVERTPDANTVTAVEEVNQTLQELAQEMPRIRLEVITDDRAFIENAIGGVTQALLYGGLCATLVLLLFLRKRRILLAVGVTIPLSLLLTFLLFDVFDVTLNLISLGGLALGVGMILDNAIVVIENIMRLHDDGQTWQEAALQGTAEVAPSIFSSTLTNLVVFIPITFAEGLAGRLFRDQSLAVICSLSASLLVALFVVPLLMGRKTRSQKAQQHSTSNTIDQKLGRFMDAYERLLIYALNHKKQVLIGCAIFLAIAGIMSLMLGREIVPKTDQGRIRARITLPADADLPLLEERTKTLEALINGSKSVERILSDLGERDETRLDTDPRPPYQADMTLILSPEKKTKDVSQYLYALKTPSDTQWETEAEPSELDEILTTTDADLYLDLSTEKRMDAENLLPKLIENLRTEPTLRNIRKANAVNIPAYSLTFNRDALHRFGVSASTLSNYLEAAARGRKTTELRSVNESIPIVLKTSDIDGIEKLLAKKIPTATGSLLPIGTFVQAKYVELPAALFRYDQANVVRILADVAPNADLGSATEAMQAIINKTLPQQIKADIHGGNEAFLSSLQALIWSLLFSFLLVYLILVAEFENLKQPLIIMAVVPLAIGGVVFTLWVTGMTINLMSLTGCIVLVGIVDNDAILKIDFINHARQQGHQIRTAILLAGRYRARPIVINTITAVLGMLPSAFDFGQGVELRMPLAISIAGGLTIATVLTLFVVPVLYESLTRENESKS
- a CDS encoding GNAT family N-acetyltransferase — encoded protein: MMKRLDWDSKFFGFEIAEWDSKALENPATYDLIVVKSDILAPIHLSDFVVTFHEEKRLYVKECLASPCSSPSVLPLDTTNSKAEYLYGLAFESGKFSRFRLDPYFKEEDFRRLYRRWVDASVAGHLADQVFIFYQYDAILGFVTVKLLGGKGQVGLVAAHPEYQNRGIGTELLCAVEKFCVENGANELHIPTQAMNLGACVFYEKKGYKLQKTTYIQHLWKKRRDTN
- a CDS encoding DUF2490 domain-containing protein translates to MRFLVLVCVGLFSFKKALGQETVQGSSGWYTYVGNYRLSPLWGLHFDSQVRLKSLTGDLQQWKNRVALNRQVKSNRTASTGYAFAILGGDERRYEHRVYQQWIRRAPWKYADAAHRVRLEQRWIDGVFQLRTRYSVRATRTLTPKGDWYVGLGNEYQYRLSEGRTDQNRANFGFGRKLGQNLSLEASYINQFVPGKERNQMNHILQLSILTHLTIDWD
- the rffA gene encoding dTDP-4-amino-4,6-dideoxygalactose transaminase, whose product is MDKIPFNKPFLTGKETHYIYDAVHSGKISGNGKYTQKCHQYFQEKYGFKKCLLTTSCTDALEMAALLLDIQPDDEVILPSYTFVSTANAFVLRGAKLVFADSRPDHPGLDEDHLESLVTQRTKAIVVVHYAGVACDMEKVMSLANRKGIFVVEDAAQAIDSFYTFSDGQKMALGGIGHMAAFSFHETKNIISGEGGMLVVNDPQFIARAEIIWEKGTNRAAFFRGETDKYGWIDVGSSFLPSEIVAAFLFAQLEQMEAIQQKRTSLWQHYYHGLNFLPENGVKLPVIPTYATNNAHMFYLVAKDGDLRQRIIGALNQAGFHAVFHYLSLHKSPFYASKHDGRALPNADFYTECLIRLPLFYELETKDINRIISEILHSTQ
- a CDS encoding family 1 glycosylhydrolase, giving the protein MIKRRRILDFKQANPASLTFPAEFAFGAASAAHQIEGGNSNNNWTSFEQFVRPDGTPGIRTGESCGMAADHWNRFPSDLLLMQEMGLDVYRFSLEWSRIEPQEEHFDESAILHYREWCKNLRDAGLKPMITLHHFSEPIWFSNKGGFEKKENIAYFERFVRFVVPVLSDLVDFWITVNEPEVFSVMGWMLGEFPPGKTDPAIMAEVMENVLLAHARAYHLIHELDKLDADGDGIPCQVSIAKNVLLFDPKSKWNPADRYLSKMMNRLYNTAILESLQTGVFHLSMPGQFDRKSHVPELAKTLDFIGLNHYTRSLIKFNPMKQPPFSLHTDPRFPVNDMGWELWAQSFYDALMMVSELNLPIWVTENGICDAETPDLRRVTFLTESLYALQEAIRDGADVKGYLHWSLMDNFEWAHGFGPRFGLYRVNYQTQERRLTEGGRLYKTVIENKKCSKR
- a CDS encoding glycosyltransferase family 2 protein translates to MFEASRPKISVVSPVYKAEHIVANLVQELEGVLRSMNVSYEIVLVDDRSPDKGWEVMAGLALERQNVRCIRLSRNFGQHPAIMAGLTVAKGEWVVVMDCDLQDRPSEIPRLYQKALEGFEVVQAKRKNRTDTIFKKISSYLFSKVYGYFTETKYDHEVANFGIYHHKVVLSVLSLADVIKFFPLFINWVGFNRTTIEVIHGDRLEGHSSYSFGKLLELAFNTIISFSNKPLKLMVKFGLYISLFSFIIGLYNLYQKLTGAIEVIGYASIIVSIWFFSGIVITSIGITGIYVGKIFDQTKNRPNFIIDESL
- a CDS encoding M42 family metallopeptidase encodes the protein MYAKDFLWELLQTASPSGFEAPGQRVWANYMRTFADEVSNDAYGNTWGTLHGDAKTPTVMLEAHADEIGFMIHHITSTGLLYVRRVGGTDHAIARGKRVVFTGDLGVVVGVIGNTAIHIRDRDGEKMPKIHDLWVDIGADSKDEAESRGLRIGQVGVYEDGPLELTSNRMIGRALDNRIGGYIIAEAMRRLKEAGKPFATVYALNAVQEEIGGNGAKMAAYRLHPSVALVVDVCHATDTPGINALEHGEIKLGAGPTLSHGGANHPLVVEKLMEVAKNSGIILQHEAVSRYTGTDTDDIFVAKTGIPSALISLPMRYMHSTIEMIDTRDVENIIQLMVGFVASVQQEEQFVIKI